A window of the Armatimonadota bacterium genome harbors these coding sequences:
- a CDS encoding helix-turn-helix transcriptional regulator, giving the protein MDENRLAERFKALGDPTRLKIIGCLGCCDLEIEDGTSVTDICCFLYGTEQIPSKVSFHLKELKNAGLVTVRKEGRRSIYCLNRDAIAELSAALKLVECNEGECK; this is encoded by the coding sequence ATGGACGAAAACAGACTGGCCGAACGGTTCAAAGCCTTAGGCGATCCGACGCGCCTCAAGATCATTGGCTGCCTGGGATGTTGCGACCTTGAAATCGAGGACGGGACATCGGTTACCGACATCTGTTGCTTCCTGTATGGAACCGAGCAGATCCCGTCCAAGGTCAGCTTTCACCTTAAGGAACTGAAGAACGCTGGCCTGGTTACCGTCCGCAAAGAGGGACGCCGATCAATCTACTGCTTAAACCGAGACGCGATAGCCGAGCTGTCGGCAGCCCTTAAACTCGTTGAATGCAACGAAGGAGAATGCAAGTGA
- a CDS encoding class I SAM-dependent methyltransferase: MDDAPFKAIAPYYDQLMDGIPYLWWYTYLVTLLDCHDAAPERVLELGCGTGNLTEYFCLNEYDVTGVDISSEMIEIAKNKARAGGLAIDYYAQDAAELCLDAKFDLVFSVFDSLNNITEPDRMAQCFARVAQHLSSNGLFIFDLNTELAFARKMFDQRYRRKEAKVRYDWRSAYDRKTRLCRIQMKFTVKNERNEDVDFEETHIQRAYSDDEINRFLNDAGFHEIASYDAYSLRRPNKRSDRVFYVARKP, from the coding sequence ATGGACGACGCGCCCTTTAAAGCCATCGCGCCCTACTACGACCAACTGATGGACGGCATTCCCTACCTGTGGTGGTATACCTACCTGGTTACCCTGCTCGATTGCCACGACGCAGCGCCCGAACGAGTGCTGGAGCTTGGTTGTGGCACCGGGAATCTGACCGAGTATTTCTGCCTTAACGAATACGATGTTACGGGCGTGGACATCTCCTCTGAGATGATCGAGATCGCCAAGAACAAAGCCAGAGCCGGCGGGCTGGCGATCGACTACTATGCTCAAGACGCTGCCGAACTGTGCCTCGACGCTAAGTTCGACCTGGTATTCAGCGTGTTCGATAGCCTGAACAACATCACTGAGCCGGACCGCATGGCACAATGCTTTGCAAGAGTCGCCCAACACCTCTCGAGCAACGGTCTCTTTATCTTTGACCTGAACACAGAACTGGCCTTTGCGCGAAAGATGTTCGACCAGCGATATCGCCGCAAGGAGGCCAAGGTCCGATACGACTGGAGAAGCGCCTACGACCGTAAAACGCGCCTTTGCCGTATTCAGATGAAATTCACCGTGAAGAACGAGCGAAACGAGGACGTCGACTTTGAGGAAACCCACATCCAGCGCGCCTACTCTGACGATGAAATCAACCGATTCCTAAACGACGCTGGTTTCCACGAGATCGCCAGTTACGACGCCTACTCGCTCAGACGACCGAACAAACGATCGGACCGAGTCTTCTACGTTGCACGAAAGCCCTAA
- a CDS encoding PD40 domain-containing protein: protein MKLLSVALAVLLPTILFSQCRTVDLLSYANRPIANQDSIFPSVSEDGRYVAFATMANNLLPNDTNSHMDVYVYDRQTDQYELISVGTSGIAGIDASGEGGVVISPDGRFVAFTSKAANINNSSTWPFEGVFLRDRQTAQTFTVSKPMTGGVPNGLSRMPDIAVTDQFIYVSFVTEAENMIPGDGDGFRDVFVTQMIANGSIVSVSKVSVGTFGMPGDAPNGDGTMGAYPSISSDGRYIAFVSFANNFDPAAADGSADVFIIDRDSDEDSNFSSPGFLTTHVSKSWVGTNAVQPCRMFRRAMSRDARMIVFDTVAQMSQNDGNGHSDVYVRDRLANMTRLVSGNTSGVAGNNVSQYGTISGDGRFVSFASTASDLIANDLNGKRDIFRTDLMGDENPDATRVVSRSSAGALANNDSSQMPGQELIGISEDGRYTAFSSLANNLVAGDTNNVADLFLRDESNERRPQTFSVTVRPRNQGTVGSTQPSANLDGAVVAFVSYDQLLPEDTNQFADVYIRGPFGLELVSKSQAGVVGNGHSFEPSIDDAGRYIAFTSSATNLTTFGDTNNATDVFIKDRVSGQVQWCSRTSGGVQGNGDSSNPSMSGNSQFVAFASAASNLTAGDTNAFSDIFRFNRTANVIEMISSRAAPRVGDSFSPSASNDGNTIAFASDAPIAVDDNNNMTDIYVYVHGGGGTVTLASRTNGGGIANLHSYNPSISGDGRYVAFESEASNLTVNDNDNIQDIFVRDRTLNTTTLISINQLGAKPSIGPVVNIDGTRVPTGESGNPSISNNGRYVAFSANADNWVHGLFAGGSIQVFVKDRNTGNIFLASANAQGHTGEGQSDMPSISRNGGFVAFQSDAVNLVEGDWNDSTDIFVAKICCSPFGNINGDNIVDDLDLALLLEQFGQNQFDVGWLFGDINFDRIVDDVDLAIVLTAFGDICSAFEPEMAPPVKRFEGPTVQEILEKQQAELSALPLAGGEPREYAGPNLWETPWDDDAGIMAGARSLQGGFATPSRMFGIPSLLAFDPRGAFNWIFRCGPFGSEINLNAAVKVDGYVLNQQFSALDIQGNAVWNGSGINATLTGKALGFNLFSPVTYSASGAGSHTIPFSNLNWAKQFKYKFMVGIVPIQVIINLNANLSPSLILAYQSSPNLRVSATLRADSHVSASISVAVAFAFVCSISAGAGGNVDILKNRVESTAALEIVPGATCGCTTFAACCARATWDTTYQDLGSLGGHFYVFAETCCFIKSGSKCGFLKRKKRWQNNFWSWQGFNSPAVSLVGGPLAVGYCINK, encoded by the coding sequence ATGAAATTGCTATCCGTTGCACTTGCCGTCTTGCTTCCGACAATCCTCTTCTCACAATGCCGAACGGTCGATCTGTTGTCTTATGCCAACCGACCGATCGCCAACCAGGACAGCATCTTCCCAAGCGTCAGCGAGGACGGTCGTTACGTCGCCTTTGCGACAATGGCCAACAATCTCCTACCGAACGACACAAACTCCCACATGGACGTCTATGTTTACGATCGGCAGACCGACCAGTACGAACTGATCTCTGTCGGCACAAGCGGCATCGCTGGCATAGATGCCTCGGGAGAGGGCGGCGTCGTCATCAGCCCCGACGGGCGATTCGTCGCATTCACCTCTAAAGCCGCGAACATCAACAACAGCAGCACCTGGCCGTTTGAGGGCGTCTTCCTAAGAGACCGACAAACCGCACAAACCTTCACCGTCTCCAAACCCATGACCGGCGGCGTTCCCAACGGTCTGTCTCGTATGCCCGACATCGCGGTAACCGACCAGTTCATCTATGTCTCTTTCGTTACCGAAGCAGAGAATATGATCCCTGGAGACGGCGACGGCTTCCGAGACGTCTTCGTCACCCAGATGATCGCTAACGGATCGATCGTATCCGTCTCCAAAGTCTCTGTGGGCACCTTTGGAATGCCCGGCGACGCGCCCAACGGCGACGGCACGATGGGCGCCTACCCCAGCATCTCCTCCGACGGCCGCTACATCGCCTTCGTCTCCTTTGCGAACAACTTCGATCCTGCGGCGGCCGACGGGTCTGCAGACGTCTTTATCATCGACCGAGACAGCGACGAAGATAGCAACTTCAGTTCTCCGGGCTTTCTGACGACCCATGTTTCCAAATCGTGGGTCGGAACCAATGCAGTCCAACCCTGCCGCATGTTCCGGCGCGCCATGTCGCGCGATGCCCGCATGATCGTCTTTGACACCGTCGCCCAAATGAGTCAGAACGACGGCAACGGCCATAGCGATGTCTACGTGCGAGACCGGTTGGCCAACATGACTCGCCTTGTTTCCGGCAACACTTCGGGCGTCGCCGGCAACAATGTCAGTCAATATGGAACCATCAGCGGCGACGGTCGGTTCGTCTCCTTTGCCTCAACCGCCAGCGACCTCATCGCAAACGACCTCAACGGCAAGCGCGACATCTTCCGTACCGACCTCATGGGCGACGAGAATCCGGATGCAACTCGCGTCGTCAGCCGCTCGAGCGCAGGCGCCCTAGCCAACAACGACTCTTCTCAAATGCCTGGACAGGAGCTCATTGGCATCTCTGAAGACGGCCGATATACGGCCTTCTCCAGCCTTGCCAACAACCTTGTGGCAGGCGATACCAATAACGTCGCCGACCTTTTTCTTCGAGACGAATCGAACGAGCGCAGACCGCAGACCTTCTCCGTTACGGTGCGCCCGCGCAACCAAGGAACTGTCGGTTCCACCCAGCCATCGGCCAACCTGGACGGCGCCGTCGTGGCCTTTGTCAGCTACGACCAACTGCTGCCCGAGGACACCAACCAATTTGCCGATGTCTACATCCGTGGTCCATTCGGCCTCGAACTCGTATCCAAAAGCCAGGCAGGGGTCGTCGGCAACGGCCACTCTTTCGAGCCTTCGATCGACGACGCAGGACGATACATCGCTTTTACGTCCAGCGCTACCAATCTAACCACCTTCGGAGACACCAACAATGCCACTGACGTCTTCATAAAGGATCGCGTCTCTGGCCAAGTCCAATGGTGCTCTCGCACATCGGGCGGAGTACAAGGCAACGGCGACTCCTCCAACCCGTCGATGAGCGGAAACTCACAGTTCGTTGCCTTTGCATCCGCCGCCAGCAACCTAACCGCCGGCGATACGAACGCTTTCTCCGACATCTTTCGATTCAACCGAACGGCAAACGTCATCGAGATGATCAGCTCTCGGGCTGCTCCCAGAGTAGGCGATTCTTTCTCGCCCAGCGCCTCGAACGACGGCAACACCATTGCATTCGCCTCCGATGCGCCCATAGCGGTCGACGACAACAACAACATGACGGACATCTATGTCTACGTGCACGGCGGCGGCGGCACCGTTACCCTCGCTTCTCGGACGAACGGCGGCGGAATTGCCAACCTCCACAGTTACAACCCATCGATCAGCGGAGACGGGCGCTATGTGGCGTTCGAGAGCGAAGCCTCGAACTTGACCGTCAACGATAACGACAACATTCAGGATATCTTCGTTCGCGATCGAACGCTTAACACAACGACGCTGATCTCCATTAACCAGCTCGGAGCCAAGCCTTCTATCGGCCCTGTGGTCAACATTGATGGCACGAGGGTACCGACCGGCGAGAGCGGCAACCCCTCCATCAGCAACAACGGGCGCTATGTCGCCTTCTCCGCCAACGCCGACAACTGGGTGCACGGTCTTTTTGCAGGAGGCTCTATCCAGGTCTTTGTCAAAGATCGGAACACCGGCAACATCTTCCTGGCCTCGGCAAACGCCCAAGGCCACACGGGCGAAGGCCAGTCCGATATGCCCAGCATCTCTCGCAACGGCGGCTTCGTCGCCTTCCAGTCCGATGCTGTCAACTTAGTGGAAGGCGACTGGAACGATTCGACCGACATCTTCGTCGCCAAGATCTGCTGCTCTCCATTTGGCAACATAAACGGCGATAACATCGTTGACGACCTCGATCTCGCTCTTTTGCTCGAACAGTTCGGACAAAACCAGTTCGACGTCGGTTGGCTGTTCGGCGACATTAACTTTGACCGAATCGTGGACGATGTGGACCTCGCCATCGTTCTGACTGCCTTCGGCGACATCTGCAGCGCGTTCGAACCCGAAATGGCGCCTCCCGTCAAGCGATTTGAAGGGCCCACTGTACAGGAGATTCTCGAAAAGCAACAGGCCGAACTGAGCGCCTTGCCACTGGCGGGCGGCGAGCCGAGAGAATACGCCGGCCCGAACCTGTGGGAAACACCGTGGGACGATGACGCGGGCATCATGGCGGGCGCGCGCAGTCTGCAAGGCGGGTTTGCCACGCCCAGCCGCATGTTCGGAATTCCCAGCCTCTTGGCCTTCGATCCAAGGGGAGCCTTCAACTGGATATTCAGATGCGGACCGTTCGGCAGCGAAATCAACCTCAATGCGGCCGTCAAGGTTGACGGCTATGTGCTGAACCAACAGTTCAGCGCGCTCGACATCCAAGGCAACGCCGTATGGAACGGAAGCGGCATCAATGCGACGTTAACGGGCAAAGCGCTTGGCTTCAACCTGTTCAGCCCTGTAACCTACTCAGCATCGGGCGCCGGATCCCACACCATTCCCTTCAGCAACTTGAACTGGGCAAAACAGTTCAAGTACAAATTCATGGTGGGGATCGTTCCGATCCAAGTCATCATCAACCTGAACGCCAATCTCTCGCCAAGCCTGATCTTGGCTTATCAGAGTTCGCCGAACCTGCGCGTTTCGGCCACGTTGCGGGCCGATAGCCATGTTTCGGCCAGCATCTCGGTCGCGGTGGCCTTCGCCTTCGTCTGTTCGATCAGCGCGGGCGCGGGCGGCAACGTAGACATCCTCAAAAATCGCGTCGAAAGCACAGCGGCTTTAGAGATTGTCCCCGGCGCGACCTGCGGCTGCACGACCTTTGCCGCTTGCTGCGCCAGAGCGACCTGGGACACGACCTATCAAGACTTGGGCAGCCTCGGCGGACACTTCTATGTTTTCGCAGAAACCTGCTGCTTCATCAAGAGCGGCAGTAAATGCGGGTTCCTAAAGCGCAAAAAGCGTTGGCAAAATAACTTCTGGAGTTGGCAAGGCTTCAACTCGCCCGCGGTGAGCCTGGTCGGCGGTCCGTTGGCAGTCGGCTACTGCATCAACAAGTAG
- a CDS encoding purple acid phosphatase, giving the protein MIVKRQPGSAEPRQVRIAFGDDPKTKMSIVWQTVDDTETHLVLYGTTRRLGNRAFGRRVRYAQETGVIHEVRLIGLKPGTTYYYQVGDRIGGMSQTFSFRTAPDRTDRFTFTAFGDHGIKAESRRNVENVIREAPAFHLMLGDLSYANGNQPIWDRYYEMLEPMAANIPVMVALGNHENERIGEERIGYVASLARLAMPGDETRYAFDYGTARFVAFNSDDYRNEEQLKWLDETLDRAKRDRRVRWIIVFDHHPPYGSTERRGNNAGLIERVVPLIDKHRVDLFLSGHDHVYERMYPLRGGEITQKGPERFRSGNGTVYVIQGGGGQSLYNFVPEQPAVSAVRHRGYGYLRCEVTPSRISVEAKGLAGEPIDRFFIDR; this is encoded by the coding sequence ATGATTGTCAAGCGTCAACCGGGCAGCGCCGAGCCCAGACAAGTCCGAATTGCTTTTGGAGACGATCCAAAGACAAAGATGAGCATTGTCTGGCAGACCGTAGACGATACGGAAACGCATCTCGTGCTGTATGGGACGACGCGGCGCTTGGGCAATCGGGCGTTTGGTCGCCGGGTGCGGTACGCGCAGGAGACGGGCGTTATCCATGAAGTTCGGCTGATCGGCTTGAAGCCCGGAACGACCTACTACTATCAGGTTGGCGATCGGATCGGCGGAATGAGCCAGACGTTCTCTTTTCGCACAGCGCCGGATCGGACGGATCGGTTTACTTTTACGGCGTTTGGCGACCATGGAATCAAGGCGGAATCTCGACGCAATGTAGAGAACGTGATTCGAGAGGCGCCTGCGTTTCATCTGATGTTGGGCGATCTATCGTATGCGAACGGCAATCAGCCGATATGGGATCGCTATTACGAGATGCTTGAGCCGATGGCGGCCAACATCCCAGTGATGGTCGCTTTGGGCAATCATGAGAACGAGCGCATCGGCGAGGAGCGGATCGGCTATGTCGCCAGTTTGGCGCGTTTGGCCATGCCGGGAGACGAGACGCGGTATGCGTTCGACTATGGGACGGCGCGATTTGTGGCGTTCAATTCGGACGATTATCGCAACGAGGAGCAGCTAAAGTGGTTGGACGAGACGTTGGATAGGGCAAAGCGCGATCGGAGAGTCCGTTGGATCATTGTGTTCGATCATCATCCGCCGTATGGATCGACAGAGCGGCGAGGCAACAACGCCGGTTTGATCGAGCGGGTCGTGCCGTTGATCGACAAGCATCGAGTCGACCTGTTCTTAAGCGGGCACGATCATGTTTACGAACGAATGTACCCGCTAAGAGGGGGCGAGATAACGCAGAAGGGTCCGGAGCGGTTTCGGTCCGGGAATGGCACGGTCTACGTTATTCAGGGCGGCGGCGGACAATCGCTTTACAACTTTGTGCCCGAACAGCCGGCCGTTTCCGCAGTTCGCCACAGGGGATACGGCTATCTAAGGTGCGAGGTAACGCCGAGCCGGATCAGTGTGGAAGCGAAAGGACTGGCGGGCGAGCCGATCGACCGGTTCTTCATCGATCGTTAG
- a CDS encoding Gfo/Idh/MocA family oxidoreductase has translation MDKARLGIVGSGFVASIHAESIRKHAPEIEIVAVASPTKAERFAKEHSIPHAFTDYRSLIELPQVEIVLLAVPNDLHCQMAVDAFAAGKHVVCEKPLALNLSQADQMIEAGKNAKKHLFYAEELLFAPKYVRAKQLADSGALGDVFLVKQWEEHDGPHEPWFWDVSRSGGGVLMDMGCHSIEYGRWALGRPRVKSVSATLGIYVHREKTRGDDHSIVVIEYENGAVSVAENSWAKPGGVDDRVEIYGSKGNLRADLLRGSSILTFSEVGYDYAVEKAGRTQGWTFAIYEEAWNYGFPQEMSHFARCVRGLEEPIVTGEDGREVLKIIVAAYQSAREGRRIEWPYDPPAFERPIDLWLG, from the coding sequence ATGGATAAGGCGCGGTTGGGGATTGTCGGGTCGGGGTTTGTGGCGAGCATTCATGCAGAGAGCATCCGAAAGCACGCGCCAGAGATCGAGATCGTCGCGGTCGCCTCGCCGACCAAGGCCGAGCGGTTTGCAAAAGAGCACAGCATCCCCCATGCCTTTACCGATTATCGCAGTCTGATCGAACTGCCGCAGGTCGAGATCGTGCTCTTGGCTGTGCCCAACGATCTGCATTGCCAGATGGCCGTCGATGCGTTCGCTGCGGGCAAGCACGTCGTATGCGAGAAGCCGCTGGCGCTGAACCTGTCGCAGGCCGATCAGATGATCGAAGCCGGGAAGAATGCGAAGAAACACCTTTTCTATGCCGAGGAACTCCTGTTCGCGCCCAAGTACGTCCGTGCAAAGCAGCTGGCCGATTCGGGGGCGTTGGGGGACGTCTTTTTGGTCAAGCAGTGGGAGGAGCACGATGGCCCGCACGAGCCTTGGTTTTGGGACGTCTCGCGTTCGGGCGGAGGGGTTTTGATGGACATGGGCTGCCATTCGATCGAATATGGCCGGTGGGCGTTGGGGCGGCCAAGGGTCAAATCGGTCAGCGCAACGCTGGGTATTTATGTCCATCGAGAAAAGACTCGGGGCGACGACCATTCGATCGTGGTCATCGAGTATGAGAACGGCGCGGTGTCGGTGGCCGAAAACAGTTGGGCGAAACCGGGCGGCGTGGACGACCGGGTCGAGATTTATGGCTCGAAAGGCAACTTGCGAGCCGATCTGTTGCGAGGCAGTTCGATCTTGACCTTTAGCGAGGTTGGGTACGACTATGCGGTCGAGAAGGCTGGACGGACGCAAGGCTGGACGTTCGCTATCTATGAGGAGGCCTGGAACTACGGTTTTCCTCAGGAGATGAGCCACTTTGCGAGGTGCGTCCGGGGTCTGGAAGAGCCGATCGTTACCGGCGAAGATGGCCGCGAGGTGTTGAAGATCATTGTGGCGGCGTATCAGTCGGCACGAGAGGGCCGACGAATCGAATGGCCTTACGATCCGCCGGCCTTTGAACGGCCCATAGATCTGTGGCTTGGCTAA
- the msrA gene encoding peptide-methionine (S)-S-oxide reductase MsrA, with translation MAREIATFAAGCFWGVEHAFRQIEGVVDAACGYTGGHTDNPSYREVCSGATGHAEAVKVEFDPEVVSYDDLLNAFWQIHDPTQVNRQGADVGTQYRSAIFYHSDQQRGLAEASKERWAEKFSRPIVTQIVEASEFWPAEEYHQRYFEKNGVTGCHVQL, from the coding sequence ATGGCACGAGAGATTGCAACGTTTGCGGCGGGTTGTTTTTGGGGAGTCGAGCACGCTTTCCGACAGATCGAGGGCGTGGTCGATGCGGCGTGCGGCTATACGGGCGGGCATACGGACAATCCAAGCTACAGAGAGGTTTGTAGCGGCGCCACCGGACATGCCGAGGCTGTAAAAGTCGAGTTTGATCCAGAAGTTGTGAGCTATGACGATCTTCTGAACGCTTTTTGGCAGATTCACGATCCGACGCAAGTCAACAGGCAAGGCGCAGACGTCGGCACGCAGTATCGAAGCGCGATTTTCTATCACAGCGATCAGCAGAGAGGATTGGCGGAAGCGTCGAAAGAACGCTGGGCAGAGAAGTTCTCTCGCCCGATCGTTACGCAAATTGTGGAAGCGAGCGAGTTTTGGCCCGCCGAAGAGTATCACCAGCGCTATTTTGAGAAAAACGGCGTTACGGGCTGCCACGTTCAACTGTGA
- a CDS encoding DUF3466 family protein, with protein MRNFIGLLSLTALVGLVGCGGGGGTTPPATTTVNFSITWPERSRAITGLSSALSARFVLAGAKPDGTDLSFIVNRDTSNLAEHTVAYTTPDQARVGTWNMTVTFFSQATGGGNEVGTAAAQATIASDGSGVPNVAATGRIASVSVVADQMIDVGQQISPLVSCRDSGNNVVAVSEGSIFYSEAGGFDNVDIVQGQVRGTNAGMTMINARVDGITSPNAPLHVFRPLPNAYSLTDLGAFETVSAAHDVNSSGVVVGESNVGPFPKAFRHDGTMTDLGTLGGDFSRAFGINDNGVITGTAADVGIEAKAFRYQNNTMTNLGTLGGTNSSGFDINASGQIVGDAERATGFRFAAMWINGAITDLDALPGDTKSEARAINDGGQVVGSSTNPANVQRAYLWTPSTPNGTTGTMTNLGALGGIASSARGINNVGQVVGQAQNADGQFRAFLWSSGTMHNLGALGTGTFSVANSLNSKGEIVGSSTTVGPDQLRAFVGNRKVGIVNLNNLVINLGGWTLQQATAINENGQIVGVGSVGGVTKAYLLTPVP; from the coding sequence GTGAGAAACTTTATCGGATTGCTATCTTTGACGGCATTAGTCGGTTTGGTCGGATGCGGAGGCGGAGGCGGGACGACGCCGCCCGCTACTACGACGGTTAACTTCAGCATAACATGGCCAGAACGGAGCCGTGCGATAACGGGCTTGTCGTCGGCGCTGTCGGCTCGATTTGTGCTGGCAGGCGCCAAGCCGGACGGCACAGACCTTTCGTTCATCGTCAATCGAGATACGAGCAATTTGGCCGAACACACGGTCGCTTACACGACTCCCGATCAGGCACGAGTGGGCACGTGGAACATGACCGTTACGTTTTTCTCTCAGGCGACCGGCGGCGGCAACGAAGTCGGCACAGCGGCTGCGCAGGCGACGATTGCCTCTGACGGTTCGGGCGTGCCGAACGTCGCCGCGACCGGAAGGATCGCTTCGGTAAGCGTCGTTGCCGACCAGATGATCGATGTGGGCCAGCAGATCAGCCCGCTGGTGTCTTGTCGGGATTCGGGCAACAACGTGGTGGCCGTTAGCGAAGGATCGATTTTTTACAGCGAGGCGGGCGGATTTGACAATGTGGATATCGTTCAAGGACAGGTGCGAGGCACGAACGCCGGCATGACGATGATCAACGCGCGAGTGGACGGAATCACAAGTCCTAACGCGCCATTGCACGTGTTCAGGCCGTTGCCCAACGCCTACTCGCTGACCGATTTGGGCGCGTTCGAAACCGTCTCAGCGGCGCACGATGTCAATTCGTCCGGAGTGGTCGTCGGCGAATCGAACGTCGGTCCGTTTCCGAAGGCCTTTCGTCACGATGGGACGATGACGGATTTGGGCACGCTGGGCGGCGACTTTAGCCGCGCGTTTGGCATCAATGACAATGGAGTTATCACAGGCACAGCAGCGGACGTTGGCATTGAGGCAAAGGCGTTTCGCTACCAGAACAACACGATGACCAATTTGGGCACGCTGGGCGGCACCAACTCGTCTGGGTTCGACATCAACGCCTCGGGGCAGATAGTCGGCGATGCCGAGCGCGCGACCGGATTTCGATTCGCCGCAATGTGGATCAATGGCGCCATAACCGACTTAGACGCTTTGCCCGGCGACACGAAGAGCGAGGCGCGGGCGATCAATGATGGCGGGCAGGTGGTTGGAAGTTCTACGAATCCGGCCAACGTTCAACGCGCCTATTTATGGACTCCCAGCACGCCGAACGGGACGACGGGGACGATGACGAATCTAGGCGCGTTGGGCGGGATCGCCTCCTCTGCGCGCGGCATTAACAATGTCGGACAGGTGGTCGGTCAGGCGCAGAACGCGGACGGCCAGTTTCGCGCCTTTCTCTGGTCAAGCGGAACTATGCACAACCTTGGCGCTTTGGGAACCGGCACGTTTAGCGTCGCCAACAGTCTCAACAGCAAAGGCGAGATCGTCGGTTCTTCCACGACCGTCGGCCCCGATCAACTGCGGGCCTTTGTTGGCAATCGCAAGGTTGGCATTGTGAATCTGAACAATCTGGTCATCAATCTGGGCGGCTGGACGCTTCAACAGGCGACGGCGATCAACGAGAACGGTCAGATTGTGGGCGTCGGCTCTGTGGGCGGCGTTACGAAGGCCTATCTGTTGACGCCAGTGCCGTAG
- a CDS encoding DinB family protein, whose translation MNSEIEQRIASLQAIADDVKMEFGDLSDQQLNWKRDPEAWSINQCFNHLNKVSALVCPMLSEAAETGRREGKLSDKPTKLGFSDWLFARITSPKPIFKVSVPKLYIPDEGELPNQVERFLQLQTLIVETAKGADGVDLNRINCPSPVSKLVKIKLGAWFLSIIGHEQYHIQQAREILKLSDFPSA comes from the coding sequence GTGAATTCCGAGATCGAGCAACGGATCGCCTCGCTACAGGCGATTGCGGACGATGTTAAGATGGAGTTTGGCGACTTGTCGGACCAGCAGCTGAATTGGAAGCGCGACCCAGAGGCCTGGTCGATCAATCAATGTTTCAATCACTTGAACAAGGTCTCGGCGCTGGTTTGTCCCATGTTAAGCGAAGCGGCGGAGACGGGGCGTCGAGAGGGCAAGCTGAGCGACAAGCCAACGAAACTGGGCTTCAGCGACTGGCTATTCGCTCGCATTACCAGCCCCAAGCCAATCTTCAAGGTCTCCGTGCCCAAACTCTATATACCGGACGAAGGCGAACTGCCCAATCAGGTTGAGAGGTTCCTACAGCTTCAGACATTGATCGTCGAGACGGCGAAAGGAGCGGACGGCGTTGATTTGAACAGGATCAACTGTCCATCGCCTGTGTCCAAACTTGTCAAGATTAAATTGGGCGCCTGGTTTCTTTCGATCATTGGGCACGAGCAGTATCACATCCAGCAGGCCAGGGAGATTCTCAAGTTGTCCGACTTCCCGAGCGCTTAG
- the arsM gene encoding arsenite methyltransferase — translation MQVNADQLVEAIQKEYGAQAKRAAEGGRACCGTGETVSDIALYDEAQRGELPVGAALASLGCGNPTALAELKPGETVLDLGSGGGIDVLLSAKRVGPTGYAYGLDMTDEMLELAERNRQEAGLDNVKFLKGRIEEVPLRDDTVDVVISNCVINLSVDKELALREAFRVLKPGGRFAVSDIVLDGELPQAVSQDLLAYIGCVAGALPIPTFKQLLEKVGFANVEIVPVKRYTIEDAGSCGLEELIQSKLSPEEAAQIDGKIVSAFVRATKPV, via the coding sequence ATGCAAGTGAATGCAGACCAGTTGGTAGAAGCGATCCAAAAAGAGTACGGCGCCCAGGCAAAACGCGCCGCCGAAGGCGGGCGCGCCTGTTGCGGCACGGGCGAGACCGTGTCCGACATCGCGCTCTATGACGAAGCACAGCGCGGCGAACTGCCCGTAGGCGCGGCCTTGGCCTCGCTGGGTTGTGGCAACCCGACCGCCCTGGCCGAACTGAAGCCCGGCGAGACCGTGCTCGACCTGGGCAGTGGCGGCGGCATAGACGTGCTTCTATCGGCCAAGCGAGTCGGCCCGACCGGCTATGCTTACGGCCTCGACATGACCGACGAGATGCTGGAACTGGCCGAGCGAAATCGACAAGAGGCCGGCCTTGACAATGTGAAGTTCCTCAAGGGACGCATCGAGGAAGTTCCTCTGCGCGACGACACAGTCGACGTGGTGATCTCTAACTGCGTGATCAACCTGTCGGTCGACAAGGAACTGGCGCTTCGAGAGGCCTTCCGCGTGCTCAAGCCCGGCGGTCGCTTCGCCGTGTCCGACATCGTGTTGGACGGCGAACTTCCCCAAGCAGTCAGCCAAGACCTATTGGCCTACATCGGCTGCGTTGCCGGGGCTCTCCCCATCCCAACCTTCAAGCAGCTGCTTGAGAAAGTCGGCTTTGCCAATGTCGAGATCGTGCCTGTCAAACGGTACACGATCGAAGATGCAGGGTCGTGCGGCTTGGAAGAGCTGATCCAGTCCAAACTCTCGCCAGAGGAAGCCGCCCAGATCGACGGCAAGATCGTTAGCGCCTTCGTGCGGGCGACCAAACCTGTCTAA